A DNA window from Maribellus comscasis contains the following coding sequences:
- a CDS encoding winged helix-turn-helix domain-containing protein produces the protein MSKFKFTVDDNSNVLKFQQLVDWIVDSISRNQLKQGEMLPSVNQIMKESQLSRDTVFKAYAELKKRGIVESVPNRGYFVTKNITKVFLFLDTFKAYKEVLYGSFLKHLPKNISVDLHFHHYNIGVFEKIINESLGKYSKYIVMNFDSPKVPGIIKKIPKEHLLIIDWKIHSTSSQSFVCQNFGNPVYKCLEQNISKISKYNEFTFFYPPFTYHPKITIDYFKKFCAAYQIKHELIFEPEQFKIKKGGLYFLVSDRTLAGFLDQCAKKGFEPGREVGVISYNETPMKKYVKNGISVISTDFEQMGQKAAEFVSSGEKVQFEVPTTLKLRSSV, from the coding sequence ATGAGCAAATTCAAATTTACAGTCGACGACAATTCAAATGTTTTAAAATTTCAACAGTTGGTAGATTGGATAGTTGATTCAATCAGTCGAAACCAGTTAAAACAAGGCGAAATGTTACCTTCTGTTAATCAAATCATGAAGGAGTCGCAACTCTCACGCGATACTGTTTTTAAAGCCTATGCAGAATTAAAAAAGCGTGGAATTGTAGAATCGGTGCCCAATCGCGGATATTTTGTGACCAAAAATATAACCAAAGTCTTTCTGTTTCTTGACACTTTCAAAGCATACAAAGAAGTTCTTTACGGATCATTTTTGAAACACCTTCCCAAAAACATCAGTGTTGATTTGCATTTTCATCATTATAATATTGGCGTTTTTGAAAAAATCATCAACGAAAGTCTGGGAAAATACAGCAAATACATTGTCATGAACTTCGACTCGCCAAAAGTTCCGGGAATTATAAAAAAAATCCCCAAAGAACATTTATTAATTATCGATTGGAAAATACATTCAACATCCTCTCAGTCGTTTGTTTGTCAAAATTTTGGCAATCCTGTTTATAAATGTCTTGAGCAAAACATATCCAAAATATCAAAATATAACGAGTTCACTTTTTTCTACCCTCCGTTTACTTATCATCCAAAAATCACAATCGATTATTTCAAAAAATTTTGTGCTGCTTATCAGATAAAACACGAATTGATTTTTGAACCGGAGCAATTTAAAATCAAAAAAGGAGGATTATATTTTTTAGTGAGCGACCGTACACTGGCTGGTTTTCTTGATCAATGTGCTAAAAAAGGATTTGAACCGGGCCGGGAAGTTGGCGTCATTTCATATAATGAAACTCCTATGAAAAAATATGTAAAAAACGGAATTTCTGTTATTTCCACTGATTTTGAGCAAATGGGGCAAAAAGCAGCTGAATTTGTAAGCTCGGGAGAAAAAGTACAGTTTGAAGTTCCTACCACGCTAAAATTGCGCTCCTCTGTCTGA
- a CDS encoding nitroreductase family protein — protein sequence MLRDLIIKNRSYRRFDSSFKIPEENLKNWIELARFSASGRNMQPLKYLISTNEKTNEQIFPNLGWAGYLSNWKGPAKNERPVAYIIVLNDKSLATNYFCDDGLAMQNILLGAVEDGFGGCIIGSVNKGRVAKLLELPEHLEILWIIALGKPAEEIVLEEMQENDIKYWRDENGAHHVPKRPAKEIIYKKL from the coding sequence ATGCTACGAGACCTTATAATTAAAAACCGCAGTTACCGTCGTTTTGACTCTTCATTTAAAATTCCGGAAGAAAATTTAAAAAACTGGATTGAACTGGCGCGCTTTTCAGCCAGCGGGAGAAACATGCAGCCACTCAAATATTTAATTTCTACCAACGAAAAGACAAATGAACAGATCTTTCCAAATCTGGGATGGGCAGGCTATTTGTCCAATTGGAAAGGCCCGGCTAAAAACGAAAGACCTGTTGCATATATTATTGTTCTAAACGACAAATCACTGGCTACAAACTATTTTTGTGACGACGGTCTGGCCATGCAGAATATTTTGCTTGGCGCCGTCGAAGATGGCTTTGGTGGATGTATTATTGGCTCGGTAAACAAAGGCAGGGTTGCCAAGTTACTTGAATTACCGGAACATTTGGAGATACTGTGGATTATTGCTTTGGGGAAACCGGCAGAAGAAATTGTTTTAGAAGAGATGCAGGAAAATGATATAAAATACTGGCGCGATGAAAACGGTGCTCATCATGTACCTAAACGACCGGCAAAAGAAATAATATACAAAAAATTGTAA
- a CDS encoding proline dehydrogenase family protein has translation MLNKLIANILPYMPKKLVWVFSKRYIAGETIEEGLLASKLLNAKNIEVTVDLLGEFIETLEEAEQNKDYYIKIIDEFTSEGIKGSFSLKPTMFGLLIDAGACYNYVHEVVKHAAERNSFVRIDMEDSQCVDMEIEIFRKLRTKFPKNVGLVLQAYLKRTLADIKSLQDLNTDENPINFRLCKGIYIEPAKIAFKNYQEVREHFLEDLEYMLQNNMYAAIATHDKFLIENANKLLEKYKTPKNRYEFQMLYGVTPELRQSIVDQGHLMRVYVPFGKHWFGYSTRRLKENPKMANHIIKAIFIRG, from the coding sequence ATGTTGAATAAGTTGATTGCGAACATCCTGCCTTATATGCCCAAAAAACTGGTCTGGGTATTTTCAAAAAGGTATATAGCTGGTGAAACCATCGAAGAAGGCCTTTTAGCTTCAAAATTGCTCAATGCAAAAAATATTGAAGTAACGGTTGATTTGCTTGGCGAATTTATTGAAACACTAGAAGAGGCGGAGCAGAATAAAGACTACTACATTAAAATTATTGACGAATTTACCAGTGAAGGAATAAAAGGTAGTTTTTCGTTAAAACCTACCATGTTTGGTTTACTTATTGACGCCGGGGCCTGTTATAATTATGTACATGAAGTTGTAAAACATGCAGCTGAAAGAAACTCATTTGTAAGAATTGACATGGAAGATTCGCAATGTGTCGATATGGAAATAGAAATTTTCAGGAAACTCCGGACCAAATTTCCCAAAAACGTGGGGTTGGTATTGCAGGCTTACCTGAAACGAACTTTGGCTGATATAAAAAGTCTGCAAGATTTAAACACGGACGAAAATCCGATAAACTTCAGACTCTGCAAAGGAATATATATTGAACCCGCAAAAATTGCGTTTAAAAATTACCAGGAAGTTAGGGAACATTTTCTCGAAGATCTGGAATATATGCTGCAGAATAATATGTATGCAGCCATTGCCACTCATGATAAATTCCTGATTGAAAACGCAAACAAACTATTGGAAAAATACAAAACGCCTAAAAACAGGTACGAATTTCAGATGCTTTATGGTGTGACTCCTGAATTACGTCAGTCGATTGTTGATCAGGGACATTTAATGAGGGTTTACGTACCTTTTGGAAAGCATTGGTTTGGATATTCCACACGCAGATTAAAAGAGAACCCAAAAATGGCGAACCATATAATTAAGGCAATCTTTATAAGGGGGTAG
- a CDS encoding OmpH family outer membrane protein, whose protein sequence is MKGTSLIVSIVLFVAVAVLYVLHFTGSGGNSPEIAETNVSKSESGGGLKIAYVKADSVLLNYDLAQDLHDDFSKKQEAYTSEYGTKRQSFEKEAAAFQEKVQRGGFLTEQRAIQERDRLLGKEQEIQKLDQELSTKLAELQTNNNQQLLDSLMGYLEIINAQKKYDYIFSASNILVGDEANNLTADVLKALNERYSGSKE, encoded by the coding sequence ATGAAAGGAACATCATTAATCGTAAGCATTGTACTTTTTGTAGCAGTAGCTGTTTTGTATGTACTTCACTTTACCGGTTCAGGAGGCAACAGCCCTGAGATTGCAGAAACAAATGTTAGCAAATCTGAATCAGGAGGAGGTTTGAAAATTGCTTACGTAAAAGCTGACTCTGTTCTTTTAAATTATGACTTAGCTCAGGATCTGCATGACGATTTCTCAAAAAAACAGGAAGCTTACACCAGTGAGTATGGAACGAAAAGACAATCTTTTGAAAAAGAAGCCGCAGCTTTTCAGGAAAAAGTTCAGCGCGGAGGATTTTTAACCGAACAACGGGCAATACAGGAGCGCGATCGATTGTTGGGAAAAGAGCAGGAAATCCAAAAACTGGATCAGGAGTTATCGACAAAGCTGGCCGAATTGCAAACCAATAACAATCAACAGTTACTGGACAGTTTGATGGGCTATCTTGAAATTATAAATGCTCAAAAAAAATACGATTATATTTTTAGTGCTTCAAATATTTTAGTAGGTGATGAGGCGAACAATCTTACCGCTGATGTTTTGAAAGCTTTAAACGAAAGATATTCAGGGTCAAAGGAATAA
- a CDS encoding glycosyltransferase family 2 protein — translation MFAEKYLLKQDKKSLIGIAPKAGTKLIVVIPCYNEPDILQTLVSLSACKIPDYPVEVLIVLNHSETENDVIKDFNWKTKKQVEFWLSENKFSNITFYIVGPVELRKKWAGAGLARKTGMDEALFRFDLLKNPNGLIVSLDADTLVAENYFVEIEKHFSEHPKNVGATISFQHQTTGLEARHLKGIQLYEKYLWFYKNAIHFTGYPYSMFTVGSAFAVKAEAYVKRGGMNRRQAGEDFYFLQNLAQLGEVGEISTTKVYPSARLSARVPFGTGPILQKWMNETEDLTQTYNFQAFADLKELFDTKGKLFKINKKEYEAVISKLPEPVFEFLLHDNFWKELNDVNNNCANQQTFKRRFFQKFNAFKILKYLNFVHEEFYLKANLNEQVDILNRYLK, via the coding sequence ATGTTTGCAGAAAAATATCTTTTGAAACAGGATAAGAAATCTTTAATCGGGATTGCGCCTAAAGCAGGGACGAAGCTGATTGTAGTAATTCCCTGTTATAACGAACCGGATATCTTGCAAACGCTGGTGTCACTTTCCGCCTGTAAAATTCCGGATTACCCTGTCGAAGTATTGATTGTTCTAAATCATTCAGAGACTGAAAATGATGTTATCAAGGATTTTAACTGGAAAACAAAAAAGCAGGTTGAATTCTGGCTTTCGGAGAACAAGTTTAGTAACATCACCTTTTATATTGTGGGCCCCGTTGAATTAAGAAAAAAATGGGCTGGGGCAGGGTTAGCTAGAAAAACAGGGATGGATGAAGCCTTGTTCCGCTTCGACTTACTCAAAAATCCCAACGGATTAATTGTTTCGCTGGATGCTGACACCTTAGTCGCTGAAAATTATTTTGTTGAAATTGAAAAACATTTTAGCGAGCATCCGAAAAACGTAGGAGCAACTATATCCTTTCAACATCAAACCACTGGGTTGGAAGCAAGGCATTTAAAGGGTATTCAACTTTACGAAAAATATCTTTGGTTTTATAAAAATGCAATTCATTTTACAGGGTATCCGTATTCCATGTTTACGGTAGGCTCTGCATTTGCGGTTAAAGCAGAGGCCTATGTAAAAAGAGGTGGAATGAACCGGCGGCAGGCAGGCGAGGATTTTTATTTTTTGCAGAATCTGGCTCAATTGGGTGAAGTAGGTGAAATTAGCACAACCAAAGTTTATCCCTCAGCCCGCTTGTCAGCCCGTGTTCCGTTTGGCACCGGTCCTATTCTTCAAAAGTGGATGAATGAAACTGAAGACCTCACCCAAACCTACAATTTTCAGGCTTTTGCAGATTTAAAGGAACTTTTTGATACGAAGGGCAAACTGTTCAAAATAAACAAAAAGGAATATGAGGCTGTAATTTCAAAATTACCGGAACCTGTTTTTGAATTTCTCCTGCATGATAATTTTTGGAAAGAACTAAACGACGTAAACAACAACTGTGCAAATCAGCAAACGTTTAAAAGGCGTTTTTTTCAGAAATTTAATGCGTTCAAAATTTTAAAATATCTGAATTTTGTTCACGAAGAATTTTATCTAAAGGCAAATCTTAATGAACAGGTTGACATACTAAATAGATATTTAAAATGA
- a CDS encoding DUF3472 domain-containing protein gives MKIFRSIISIAVLIAFSVIASTCQKQSSFLSEYRALTYSIPLEGNCWLTNTSQNNSKIDEGGLKNWTNSNAQAQIYFKTEHNGKLQLALLAKAVSGPSELTIKLEGQTKNCFIKNTDFDTVYVGSFSVGEAGYHQVDIRGLKKEGEYFAEVKSLLIGGEAAEGKVYFAKDDFYWARRGPSVHLNFEVPEDAGDLKYFYSEITVPENNDVQGSYFMADGFAQGYFGMQVNSSTERRILFSVWSPFKTDNPGEIPDEYKISLLKKGDGVYTGEFGNEGSGGQSYLVFPWKAGTTYKFLLKGNPSEKGKTDFTAWFFAPEVGEWKLIASFRRPKTDTYLTHLYSFLENFKTETGNITRMAKYSNQWVYTRTGDWRELSKIKFTADATARKESRMDYAGGVEGINFFLKNCGFFSKTTPIDTFFEREKNDNPPQINFEELP, from the coding sequence ATGAAAATATTTCGAAGTATTATTAGTATTGCTGTTTTAATTGCGTTTTCAGTTATAGCTTCTACTTGTCAGAAACAAAGCAGTTTTCTCTCTGAATACCGGGCACTCACTTATTCAATTCCGCTTGAAGGAAACTGCTGGCTTACAAATACAAGCCAAAATAATTCCAAAATTGATGAAGGTGGTTTAAAAAACTGGACAAATTCTAATGCTCAGGCGCAAATCTATTTCAAAACGGAACATAACGGAAAATTACAGTTGGCTTTGCTTGCTAAAGCTGTCTCCGGCCCGTCTGAACTGACCATAAAGCTGGAGGGCCAAACAAAGAATTGCTTCATTAAAAATACGGATTTTGACACCGTTTATGTTGGCAGTTTTAGTGTCGGGGAAGCCGGATACCACCAGGTTGATATTCGTGGATTAAAAAAAGAAGGCGAATATTTTGCAGAAGTGAAATCACTTTTAATTGGCGGAGAAGCGGCGGAAGGTAAGGTATATTTCGCAAAAGATGATTTTTACTGGGCTCGCCGGGGGCCTTCTGTTCACTTAAACTTTGAAGTCCCGGAAGATGCCGGTGACCTTAAGTATTTTTATAGTGAAATTACCGTACCTGAAAATAACGATGTTCAGGGATCGTATTTTATGGCTGATGGATTTGCCCAGGGGTATTTTGGAATGCAGGTAAACTCCTCCACTGAACGCAGAATATTATTCTCGGTTTGGAGTCCTTTCAAAACTGATAATCCCGGAGAAATCCCGGACGAGTATAAAATATCATTGTTAAAAAAGGGAGACGGTGTGTATACAGGAGAGTTTGGTAACGAAGGCTCGGGCGGCCAAAGTTATCTTGTTTTTCCGTGGAAAGCCGGGACAACTTATAAATTTCTGTTAAAAGGAAATCCGAGTGAGAAAGGGAAGACTGATTTTACTGCCTGGTTTTTTGCTCCTGAAGTTGGCGAGTGGAAGCTGATTGCAAGTTTTCGGAGGCCAAAAACAGATACCTATTTGACACACCTCTATTCTTTTCTTGAGAACTTTAAGACAGAAACCGGAAATATAACCCGGATGGCAAAATATTCAAATCAATGGGTTTATACCAGAACCGGGGACTGGAGAGAACTTTCAAAAATCAAGTTTACCGCTGATGCTACTGCCCGAAAAGAATCAAGAATGGATTATGCGGGAGGTGTTGAAGGCATTAATTTCTTTTTAAAAAATTGTGGCTTTTTTAGCAAAACAACACCCATCGATACTTTCTTTGAACGAGAAAAGAACGACAATCCACCTCAAATCAATTTTGAAGAATTACCATAA